In Flagellatimonas centrodinii, a single window of DNA contains:
- a CDS encoding lysylphosphatidylglycerol synthase domain-containing protein: MSGVKRAIQFFRSGPIRWGILLTAVALLLLRLRVEGLDALDAINLSGWMAACAALLLGGYFLVFNERARVLSAQYLGRVPPLLDFARTLLVARVYNGLIPQTGNIYRAVSMRVELRLPYRGYVVISVATIAFELIVMGLAMIGLFSCLESSALWWRERIGEGDVPSMLIVLTVLLVLCGLAECGRQLRLVSGAREGSERSVRSDVGDFVRRVLSPSILLSGLFQSLVLLTAMVCVQWFVFAALGTRLDIAQALVFLVVNRLTQYVTVTPGNLGVRELMYGAIGATTAVGELLAVAASVLLRLLTWVVLGGLLATVVAASWRKTHQQR; the protein is encoded by the coding sequence ATGAGTGGCGTCAAAAGGGCCATCCAGTTCTTCCGCAGCGGGCCGATTCGGTGGGGCATCTTGCTTACCGCCGTCGCCCTGCTGCTTTTGCGGCTCCGCGTTGAAGGTCTGGACGCTTTGGATGCCATCAACCTCAGCGGGTGGATGGCGGCATGCGCGGCGCTGTTGCTCGGGGGATATTTTCTGGTGTTCAACGAGCGCGCCCGTGTACTTTCGGCGCAGTATCTCGGACGCGTTCCGCCATTACTCGATTTCGCGCGGACCCTGCTCGTTGCGCGTGTCTACAACGGATTGATTCCTCAGACCGGGAATATCTACCGGGCCGTTTCGATGCGTGTGGAGCTGCGTCTTCCGTATCGAGGATATGTAGTCATAAGCGTAGCGACGATTGCGTTCGAGCTGATCGTGATGGGCCTGGCGATGATCGGCTTGTTCTCGTGTCTGGAGTCGTCCGCATTGTGGTGGCGAGAGCGCATCGGGGAAGGTGACGTGCCATCGATGTTGATCGTCCTGACTGTCCTTCTTGTCCTGTGTGGACTCGCAGAGTGTGGAAGACAACTCCGATTGGTTTCGGGGGCGCGAGAAGGGAGCGAGCGTTCCGTCCGCAGCGACGTCGGGGACTTCGTGAGACGAGTGCTGTCCCCGTCAATCCTGCTTTCGGGGTTGTTTCAATCTCTTGTGCTACTCACGGCCATGGTCTGTGTTCAGTGGTTTGTCTTTGCCGCTCTTGGCACCAGGCTGGATATCGCGCAGGCACTGGTATTTCTCGTGGTGAACCGACTCACCCAGTACGTGACAGTGACGCCGGGAAACCTTGGCGTGAGAGAGCTGATGTATGGCGCAATTGGTGCGACCACCGCAGTTGGCGAGTTGCTTGCGGTGGCGGCATCAGTCCTTCTTCGACTGTTAACCTGGGTGGTCCTGGGTGGACTGTTGGCAACCGTTGTCGCCGCAAGTTGGCGCAAGACGCATCAACAGCGGTGA
- a CDS encoding polysaccharide pyruvyl transferase family protein: MKFLVVGANLQNRGAEAMLLTTVRELQTRWPSARILAATYSRGDRDLLGNIKRAGPDGRYQEFELIPAMRGLRDVAFRLLALMGRRGQKYAADRCPHVAAMCDADAVLDISGFALSDRRPLWRSVVYALEAACCSRAKVPLVLLTQAFGPFKRFPVRVCARFALRRAALINARGELSAGYLTQLGLRREVDFHVADDMAWLFPAQGGSLQVSLPERPRLGVVPNTNLERAFQIENGRNQYVDAMASLCTFAIAVLGANVVLIGHEVLQNGNDDDTLCEAIRSAMSGVGNPAVVSGRHPASELKAAIGSCDFLVTSRFHALIAALSQGIPTLAIGWAHKYQESSLAGGAAPASVDFHEGVRVETLTEILALAWSERENVRDALVAQRERRTASASAPFDRLQGLIGGKAAHA; this comes from the coding sequence ATGAAATTTCTTGTGGTGGGCGCGAACCTGCAAAACCGTGGTGCCGAGGCCATGCTGTTGACGACAGTTCGTGAGCTTCAGACGCGCTGGCCATCTGCTCGCATTCTGGCTGCGACCTATTCCAGGGGAGACCGAGACCTGCTCGGTAATATCAAGCGTGCGGGCCCGGATGGAAGATATCAGGAATTCGAGTTGATTCCTGCCATGCGCGGCCTCCGGGACGTCGCCTTTCGTTTGCTGGCGCTTATGGGGAGGCGTGGTCAGAAATATGCTGCGGACAGGTGCCCGCACGTCGCCGCGATGTGCGACGCGGATGCGGTCCTCGATATCAGTGGATTCGCCCTCAGTGACCGGCGGCCCCTCTGGCGGAGTGTGGTCTACGCGCTGGAGGCAGCTTGCTGCAGTCGTGCAAAAGTTCCCCTGGTGCTGCTTACCCAGGCGTTTGGCCCGTTTAAGCGATTCCCGGTGCGAGTCTGCGCCAGGTTTGCGTTGCGCCGGGCTGCGCTGATCAATGCGCGTGGAGAGCTATCGGCTGGCTACCTCACTCAATTGGGCCTTCGACGTGAGGTGGACTTCCATGTTGCCGATGACATGGCGTGGCTGTTCCCTGCCCAGGGCGGTTCGCTGCAGGTGTCGCTGCCCGAGCGCCCGAGATTGGGGGTTGTGCCCAACACCAACCTCGAAAGGGCATTTCAGATAGAGAATGGACGCAATCAGTACGTGGATGCAATGGCGTCGTTGTGCACATTTGCGATTGCAGTCTTGGGCGCAAACGTTGTACTGATCGGACACGAAGTTCTGCAGAACGGCAACGACGACGACACGCTGTGCGAGGCCATTCGCAGCGCCATGTCGGGCGTGGGAAATCCGGCTGTCGTCAGCGGACGGCACCCGGCATCCGAGCTTAAGGCGGCTATCGGCAGCTGCGATTTTTTGGTGACGTCAAGATTTCATGCGCTTATCGCGGCGCTGTCGCAGGGCATACCGACGCTCGCCATCGGGTGGGCGCACAAGTACCAGGAAAGTTCTCTGGCGGGTGGTGCTGCGCCCGCATCAGTCGATTTTCACGAGGGGGTGCGAGTGGAGACGTTGACGGAGATTCTGGCGCTAGCCTGGTCGGAGCGGGAAAATGTCCGAGACGCACTCGTGGCACAGCGGGAGCGGCGTACAGCGTCAGCGTCCGCGCCCTTTGACCGGCTCCAGGGCCTGATCGGTGGCAAGGCTGCTCACGCATGA
- a CDS encoding nitroreductase family protein, which produces MIPRLSLLKQRAPRLYASLRTLHAQLRLIIWRLISATRIGCALYYLLMNASFRREQYAVVKGLVRYHRQTDRDAIRYKLRRNIHRLEKGLLMRPRKPVFALDYIAETVDAYLALRSQTNEGKGDRLSTWAHDVLCEFFASVQTNDYLESLRRRLEETGWVDPQGEKKPYLQGALGPLAQSVSYDQLEQLTRSRRSVRWFLDRPVEREKIEAALAIAVQAPSSCNRQPFLYRVFDDPDLAETLFTLPLGTRGFGKCAPVVIAVTGDLSAYFDERDRHGIYIDASLSIMSFLTALQTLGLGSCTINWPDVERRERRIERFLGLKPYERVVMLLLTGYPDPERHVAYSEKTAVRDVVIYNATGEDAPRAT; this is translated from the coding sequence ATGATTCCAAGACTGTCTCTTCTCAAGCAGCGCGCTCCCCGCCTCTACGCGAGCTTGAGGACCCTTCATGCGCAGCTACGCTTGATAATCTGGCGCCTGATATCGGCTACGCGCATAGGCTGCGCGCTTTACTACCTGCTGATGAACGCTTCATTCCGCCGCGAGCAGTACGCGGTGGTCAAGGGGCTGGTCCGGTATCACCGGCAGACCGACCGAGATGCCATTCGTTACAAGCTTCGACGTAATATCCACCGCCTTGAGAAGGGTCTCCTCATGCGACCCCGGAAGCCGGTTTTCGCTCTGGACTATATCGCTGAGACCGTCGACGCTTACCTGGCGCTGAGGTCGCAGACGAACGAGGGAAAAGGCGATCGGCTATCTACATGGGCCCACGACGTTCTTTGCGAGTTCTTTGCGTCCGTGCAAACGAACGACTATCTTGAGTCGTTGCGACGCAGGCTCGAGGAGACCGGATGGGTTGATCCTCAAGGCGAAAAAAAGCCCTACCTTCAGGGGGCGCTCGGCCCCCTGGCGCAATCCGTTTCCTACGACCAGTTGGAACAACTGACGCGATCCCGCCGATCAGTTAGATGGTTCCTCGACCGTCCGGTGGAAAGAGAGAAAATCGAAGCGGCACTCGCAATTGCGGTTCAGGCGCCAAGTTCATGCAACAGGCAACCATTTCTCTATAGGGTCTTCGACGACCCCGATCTCGCTGAGACGCTATTCACCCTACCCCTTGGCACGCGAGGCTTCGGGAAATGTGCGCCAGTCGTCATTGCTGTTACCGGCGACCTTTCCGCATATTTCGATGAGAGAGATAGGCATGGCATCTACATCGATGCCAGCCTTTCTATCATGAGTTTCCTCACTGCACTGCAGACGCTCGGGCTTGGCTCATGCACGATCAACTGGCCCGACGTCGAACGGCGAGAAAGAAGGATTGAACGGTTCCTAGGTCTCAAGCCCTATGAACGCGTTGTCATGCTGCTGTTGACAGGCTATCCAGACCCCGAACGCCACGTCGCATACTCGGAGAAAACTGCCGTTCGCGACGTCGTCATCTACAACGCTACTGGCGAAGACGCGCCGAGAGCCACCTAG
- a CDS encoding DUF354 domain-containing protein, with protein MRKLRGQGVDVLVTSRVKECAVDLLDALGVEHVCLSSQHHGGLSSMASELLVRNRALVGIVRSFRPSVLTGVGGIFAAQTGALTRTPSVIFYDTESARLQNALTYPFATRVVVPDCYQGWTPRNRTVRYAGCHELSYLHPDEFSPDREVAVRNGLSEQGDTFLLRLVSWKANHDLGEQGWGEGDLSRVIEHLKTKGKVLISSEVVPSERYRPYLFKGRPNELHHLMAHCRAVIGESATMASESAILGVPSLYVAARSQGRSYIDWLESRSGLSRHITDRSADAVISQVDEVTARTPEAWRAQRDELVGNCVSVSDLIVHQVLDMAVSRRANGS; from the coding sequence ATCAGGAAGCTCCGAGGGCAGGGCGTTGACGTTCTCGTAACTAGTAGAGTCAAGGAATGCGCTGTTGACTTGTTGGATGCGCTTGGTGTCGAGCACGTTTGCTTGTCCTCACAGCACCATGGTGGCCTATCAAGCATGGCGAGCGAGCTTTTGGTGCGCAATAGAGCCTTGGTTGGCATAGTTCGGAGCTTTCGACCGAGCGTGCTGACGGGAGTTGGCGGAATCTTTGCAGCGCAAACCGGAGCCTTGACCCGAACGCCCTCTGTTATCTTCTACGACACCGAGAGTGCGCGCCTCCAGAATGCACTGACATACCCTTTTGCTACCCGCGTAGTAGTTCCAGACTGCTATCAGGGCTGGACACCTCGCAATCGAACGGTGCGCTACGCGGGATGCCATGAACTTTCTTATCTTCACCCGGATGAGTTCAGCCCCGACCGTGAGGTCGCGGTACGCAACGGACTATCTGAGCAAGGCGATACGTTCTTGTTGCGCTTGGTGTCCTGGAAGGCGAATCACGATCTAGGCGAACAGGGCTGGGGAGAAGGTGACTTGAGCCGGGTCATTGAGCACCTGAAGACCAAGGGCAAGGTCCTGATCTCATCAGAGGTAGTGCCAAGTGAAAGGTATCGTCCATACCTGTTCAAAGGGCGACCGAATGAACTTCATCACCTGATGGCCCACTGTCGGGCAGTCATTGGAGAAAGCGCGACGATGGCATCCGAGTCAGCGATATTGGGTGTGCCGAGCCTGTATGTCGCCGCGCGTTCGCAGGGGCGGAGTTACATCGATTGGCTCGAATCAAGATCAGGACTGTCGAGGCACATAACAGATCGAAGCGCGGACGCCGTGATATCGCAGGTCGATGAAGTCACTGCCAGAACACCAGAAGCCTGGAGGGCTCAGCGTGACGAATTAGTGGGCAACTGCGTATCGGTGTCTGATCTGATCGTGCATCAGGTTCTCGACATGGCAGTGAGTCGGCGCGCCAACGGCAGCTAG
- a CDS encoding glycosyltransferase family 2 protein — translation MISIIMPAKNEAEGLRGLLPKLRARFPDAEVIVVDDGSTDDTASVCAEAGVVCLSSPYSMGNGAAIKRGTRAATGDILVFMDADGQHDPALIPQLLARLDQGYDMVVGARGSDGQASLHRGLANGLYNRLASWMTGHKVADLTSGFRAVRADKFREFLHLLPNGFSYPTTSTMAFFRSAYPVAYEPIPVYQRVGTTSHIRPFRDGIRFLLIIFKIATLYSPLKLFVPASFGFFGLGLGYYLWTFSTVGRFTNMSALLFSAAVIIFLIGLVSEQITNLTYRRDG, via the coding sequence TTGATCAGCATCATCATGCCCGCCAAGAACGAGGCTGAAGGCCTGCGCGGCCTGCTGCCCAAGCTGCGGGCCCGGTTCCCGGACGCGGAAGTCATCGTCGTTGATGACGGCTCCACCGATGACACCGCCAGCGTCTGTGCCGAGGCCGGCGTGGTCTGCCTGTCGTCCCCATATTCCATGGGTAATGGTGCCGCCATCAAGCGCGGCACCCGGGCCGCAACGGGCGACATTCTCGTGTTCATGGATGCCGACGGCCAGCACGACCCCGCGCTCATCCCACAACTGTTGGCACGGCTGGACCAGGGCTACGACATGGTGGTGGGCGCACGCGGCAGCGATGGCCAGGCCAGCCTGCACCGCGGCCTCGCCAATGGCCTCTACAACCGCCTGGCGAGCTGGATGACCGGGCACAAGGTGGCCGACCTCACCTCCGGCTTCCGCGCCGTGCGCGCCGACAAGTTTCGCGAGTTCCTTCACCTGCTACCCAATGGCTTTTCCTACCCCACCACCAGCACCATGGCCTTCTTCCGAAGCGCCTACCCGGTGGCCTACGAGCCCATCCCGGTTTACCAACGAGTGGGCACCACCAGCCATATCCGCCCCTTCCGTGACGGCATCCGCTTTCTGCTGATCATCTTCAAGATTGCGACCTTGTATTCGCCGCTGAAGTTGTTCGTGCCCGCAAGCTTCGGATTTTTTGGATTGGGGCTTGGATACTACCTTTGGACGTTCTCAACGGTTGGGCGGTTCACCAATATGAGTGCGTTGTTGTTCAGCGCGGCCGTGATTATCTTTCTGATCGGGCTGGTGTCTGAGCAGATTACGAATCTGACATATCGGCGAGACGGTTAG
- a CDS encoding HepT-like ribonuclease domain-containing protein — MKGKTLRIPDYLDHILQAIDRASTFLSDVEDVAVFEELFKEQDAVVRCLIVIGEASTKILKSDSSFPEQHSDIPWARMSAMRNRIVHDYFEVDLDIVWTTVKQDLPALRSKIQALLVELR; from the coding sequence ATGAAGGGGAAGACGCTTCGAATTCCCGACTACCTCGACCATATTCTGCAAGCGATTGACCGCGCGTCCACATTCCTCTCCGACGTTGAAGATGTTGCAGTCTTCGAGGAATTGTTCAAAGAACAGGATGCAGTCGTGAGATGTCTGATCGTGATCGGTGAGGCATCCACGAAGATACTGAAGTCCGATTCGAGCTTTCCTGAACAGCATTCAGACATCCCCTGGGCCAGAATGAGCGCAATGCGAAACCGGATCGTTCATGACTACTTCGAAGTAGACCTCGATATCGTGTGGACCACAGTTAAGCAGGACCTGCCGGCGCTTCGCAGCAAGATTCAAGCGCTACTCGTCGAGTTGCGCTGA
- a CDS encoding nucleotidyltransferase family protein has translation MKPSHALALHRDELRQLAVRHGFLRPRIFGSVLHGDDTDDSDLDLLVDPTPTTTFLNLAGLQLEAQALLGVRVDVLTPKALPRRTRAQIMSEAAAV, from the coding sequence ATGAAGCCTTCTCATGCATTGGCACTGCATCGCGACGAGCTACGCCAGTTGGCGGTTCGTCATGGCTTTCTGCGTCCGCGCATTTTCGGTTCTGTGCTTCATGGCGACGATACGGACGACAGCGATCTCGATCTGCTGGTAGACCCGACCCCGACCACAACGTTTCTGAACCTGGCCGGCTTGCAGCTAGAGGCCCAGGCACTGCTGGGAGTTCGGGTTGACGTGCTGACCCCCAAAGCGCTCCCCCGGCGAACGCGTGCGCAGATCATGTCGGAAGCGGCGGCTGTGTAA
- a CDS encoding DUF2281 domain-containing protein, producing the protein MTTADRIYESVKPLPEPLAQEVLDFVTFLKTRRLGADIDDLIAAQAASLAHSWDNADDEAWNDVSAV; encoded by the coding sequence ATGACCACTGCAGATCGCATCTACGAGTCGGTGAAACCTTTGCCTGAGCCACTGGCGCAGGAGGTGCTCGACTTTGTGACGTTTCTGAAAACGCGACGCCTCGGGGCAGACATCGACGACCTCATCGCAGCCCAGGCGGCCAGCCTCGCTCATTCATGGGATAACGCCGACGACGAAGCTTGGAACGATGTTTCTGCCGTCTGA
- a CDS encoding ParD-like family protein: MPTPSPVRLDADLSDAARAVAPTMSRSVAQQLSHWARIGRELERTPGISLEAIQAVLGGGGDYDALNIREQAMVRVDWKSQISERRAALQLDEAFAQEGHRYAELDARGRVVEKPATQRARRRKAQG, encoded by the coding sequence ATGCCGACGCCCTCGCCTGTTCGTCTTGATGCCGACCTGTCCGACGCCGCCCGTGCGGTGGCGCCCACCATGAGCCGCAGTGTGGCGCAGCAGTTGTCGCATTGGGCGCGTATTGGGCGGGAGCTGGAGCGTACGCCGGGCATCAGCCTGGAAGCGATCCAGGCGGTGCTGGGGGGCGGGGGCGACTATGACGCGTTGAACATTCGAGAACAGGCGATGGTGCGGGTCGACTGGAAGTCGCAGATCAGCGAGCGACGTGCAGCGCTGCAGCTCGACGAGGCCTTTGCACAAGAAGGCCACCGCTATGCGGAACTGGATGCACGCGGCCGGGTCGTGGAAAAGCCGGCGACGCAGCGCGCACGGCGGCGCAAGGCGCAGGGCTGA
- a CDS encoding zeta toxin family protein yields MPVLHLLAGPNGAGKTTFYQRVLGPVLHLPFINADVIARDRWPGEEAQRAYEASRAAAEARAVAMQTGRSFVTETVFSHPSKLDLLVAARAAGYLTTLHVVTIPLKLALVRVRLRVQQGGHAVPETKQRERYLRLWGLLAQAIHTADESYIYDNTRANEAYRLVARYERGVLLGEADWPAWLPPALRKPAPLSESSAP; encoded by the coding sequence GTGCCGGTGCTGCACCTACTGGCGGGCCCCAATGGCGCTGGCAAGACCACCTTCTACCAGCGGGTGCTGGGGCCGGTGCTGCACCTGCCGTTCATCAATGCCGATGTCATCGCACGGGACCGCTGGCCGGGCGAAGAGGCGCAGCGCGCCTACGAGGCCTCTCGGGCAGCGGCCGAAGCGCGCGCCGTGGCGATGCAGACGGGGCGTTCGTTCGTCACCGAAACCGTGTTCTCGCACCCCAGCAAGCTGGACCTGCTGGTCGCCGCGCGGGCAGCGGGTTATTTGACCACGCTGCATGTGGTGACCATCCCACTGAAGCTGGCCCTGGTGCGGGTGCGCCTGCGCGTTCAGCAGGGCGGCCATGCGGTGCCGGAAACCAAACAGCGCGAGCGCTACCTGCGGCTGTGGGGCCTGTTGGCACAGGCCATTCACACGGCCGACGAGAGCTACATTTACGACAACACCCGCGCCAATGAGGCCTACCGCCTGGTGGCCCGCTACGAACGCGGCGTGCTGCTCGGTGAGGCCGACTGGCCGGCGTGGCTACCGCCCGCGCTGCGCAAGCCGGCGCCACTTTCGGAGTCCAGTGCACCATGA
- a CDS encoding DMT family protein: MNPLSSAPVLISVLLLICSNVFMTFAWYAHLKALNHKPWIVAALVSWGIALFEYLLHVPANRIGYTVLNVGQLKILQEVITLSVFIPFAFFYLKEPLKLDYLWAGLCLVGAVYFVFRSA, from the coding sequence ATGAACCCCCTTTCGAGCGCCCCGGTGCTCATTTCGGTGCTGCTGCTGATCTGCAGCAATGTGTTCATGACCTTCGCCTGGTACGCACACCTGAAGGCACTCAACCACAAGCCATGGATCGTGGCGGCGTTGGTGAGCTGGGGCATCGCCCTGTTCGAATACCTGTTGCACGTGCCGGCCAACCGCATCGGCTACACGGTGTTGAACGTGGGGCAACTGAAGATCCTGCAGGAGGTGATCACGTTGTCGGTGTTCATACCGTTCGCGTTCTTCTACCTGAAAGAGCCGCTGAAGCTGGACTATCTTTGGGCCGGCTTGTGTCTGGTGGGCGCGGTGTATTTCGTGTTTCGCTCGGCCTGA
- a CDS encoding DUF3465 domain-containing protein gives MGYQWFQGLDGLARPGGNDDGSSLADFARDDAAAAPRLQRSDAALQAAFEAQRGDLQIEGQGTVIKVLPDDNKGSRHQRFILRLGSGQTVLVAHNIDLAPRVPGLAEGDTVTFFGEYEWNPQGGVIHWTHHDPGGRHVGGWLRHRGQTYE, from the coding sequence ATGGGCTACCAGTGGTTCCAGGGCCTGGACGGCCTGGCCCGGCCCGGCGGTAACGATGACGGCAGCAGCCTTGCGGATTTCGCCCGGGATGATGCCGCCGCCGCACCCCGGCTGCAGCGCAGCGACGCTGCATTGCAGGCCGCCTTCGAGGCACAGCGTGGTGATCTGCAGATCGAAGGTCAGGGCACGGTGATCAAGGTGCTGCCCGACGACAACAAGGGCTCGCGCCATCAGCGTTTCATCCTGCGGCTGGGCAGCGGGCAGACGGTATTGGTGGCCCACAACATCGACCTCGCGCCGCGGGTGCCTGGCCTCGCCGAGGGTGACACCGTCACCTTTTTCGGCGAGTACGAATGGAACCCGCAGGGCGGTGTCATCCACTGGACCCACCACGACCCCGGGGGTCGGCATGTGGGCGGGTGGCTACGGCACCGCGGCCAAACCTATGAGTAA
- a CDS encoding cupin domain-containing protein translates to MNLTETFAVLKPDLGVDTLPVTPEIYAELDTRYAQFKGHVLTSVYTFDRDWNSWERHPAGDEMVVLLSGDVTLVCETDHGEAPTRLSAPGDFVVVPRGVWHTARVAAGPAMMLFITPGEGTEHRPAST, encoded by the coding sequence ATGAACCTCACCGAAACCTTCGCCGTTCTCAAGCCCGACCTTGGGGTCGACACCCTGCCGGTAACACCCGAGATTTATGCCGAGCTTGATACCCGGTATGCGCAGTTCAAGGGCCATGTGCTGACGTCGGTCTACACCTTCGACCGCGACTGGAACAGTTGGGAGCGCCACCCGGCGGGTGATGAGATGGTGGTGCTGCTGTCCGGCGACGTGACCCTGGTCTGTGAAACCGACCACGGTGAGGCACCCACCCGGCTGTCGGCGCCCGGCGACTTCGTAGTGGTACCGCGCGGGGTCTGGCATACCGCTCGGGTGGCGGCCGGGCCTGCCATGATGCTGTTCATCACGCCGGGCGAAGGGACTGAACATCGCCCTGCTTCCACCTGA
- a CDS encoding DUF2834 domain-containing protein, with protein MPISLYKALLIALAAGFAAAFVMICVPPLIENPDIVGAALAGFVNPFASGYATDVLFCWAVLAVWVIYEARTLGIRHGWVALLLGVVPGVATGFAVYLLMRMKQVGPHSAWDKTVLSGE; from the coding sequence ATGCCGATCTCCCTCTACAAAGCCTTGTTGATCGCCCTCGCCGCCGGCTTCGCGGCCGCATTCGTGATGATCTGCGTGCCGCCGCTGATCGAAAACCCCGACATCGTCGGCGCCGCGCTCGCCGGCTTCGTCAATCCGTTCGCCAGCGGTTACGCCACCGACGTGTTGTTCTGTTGGGCGGTGCTGGCAGTGTGGGTCATCTACGAGGCCCGCACCCTAGGCATTCGCCACGGTTGGGTGGCCTTGCTGCTGGGTGTGGTACCCGGTGTGGCCACCGGTTTTGCGGTGTATCTGCTTATGCGGATGAAACAGGTCGGGCCACACAGTGCCTGGGACAAGACAGTGCTGAGTGGTGAGTGA
- a CDS encoding PhzF family phenazine biosynthesis protein, whose protein sequence is MRLTLIDVFAEQRYAGNQLAVVQDAAGLADDEMQAIAREMNFSETTFVLAESPGEATVRIFTPTQELPFAGHPTLGTAWVLTEGRGTISLQLPMGPVPVRFDAATGIGWLQPPAPQLGTIFDVHQAAALLGLSTGDLHPQLPPQLLQLGPAFLFVPLRGPAALQQARLDADRHDTLLAAGVPAFGVFLFSETDAGADTDYRARMFFRTPEVREDPATGSANAALAGYLRHHLGRPISVTVEQGTEIQRPSRIYVRADAEIAVGGRVQCVMRGKLTR, encoded by the coding sequence ATGCGCCTGACCCTCATCGATGTTTTTGCAGAGCAACGCTATGCCGGCAATCAGCTCGCGGTGGTGCAGGACGCGGCCGGCCTGGCGGATGACGAGATGCAGGCCATTGCCCGCGAGATGAATTTTTCCGAAACCACCTTCGTGTTGGCGGAATCGCCGGGCGAGGCGACGGTGCGCATCTTCACGCCGACGCAGGAGCTGCCGTTTGCCGGGCACCCGACGCTGGGGACCGCCTGGGTACTGACCGAGGGGCGGGGGACGATCTCGCTGCAGCTGCCGATGGGGCCGGTGCCGGTCCGGTTCGACGCCGCGACCGGCATCGGCTGGTTGCAGCCGCCGGCGCCACAGTTGGGCACGATCTTCGACGTCCACCAGGCTGCGGCACTGCTGGGGCTGTCGACAGGCGACCTGCATCCGCAACTGCCGCCGCAGCTGTTGCAGCTGGGGCCGGCTTTTCTGTTCGTGCCGCTACGAGGGCCGGCGGCACTGCAACAGGCCCGGCTGGATGCAGACCGGCATGACACGCTGCTGGCGGCCGGCGTGCCGGCATTCGGCGTGTTCCTGTTTAGCGAGACCGACGCCGGCGCCGACACCGACTACAGGGCCCGCATGTTCTTCCGCACCCCCGAGGTCCGCGAAGACCCGGCCACCGGCAGCGCCAACGCCGCCCTGGCGGGCTACCTTCGGCACCACCTCGGTCGGCCGATATCCGTCACGGTTGAACAGGGCACCGAGATCCAACGGCCGTCACGCATTTACGTGCGCGCGGATGCCGAGATCGCTGTCGGCGGTCGAGTGCAGTGTGTGATGCGCGGCAAGCTGACGCGGTAG
- a CDS encoding GNAT family N-acetyltransferase encodes MPVMTDPEARAPVAPNAPLDAVRVEKRVLENATVRLEPLAAHHLPGLASAIHDGELWQLPVTNVPHPDDLPQFLADAEAAYAIGRDLSFATIDRASGEVAGSTRFRFIEPTHRRAEIGFTFIARRWQRTHINTSAKLLMLTHAFEVWLLNRVELLTDVRNQASRTAIARIGATQEGILRQHMVMRDGHVRDSVIFSLTRPEWPAVKAALQARIAADPVAAA; translated from the coding sequence ATGCCCGTCATGACCGACCCCGAGGCGCGCGCGCCTGTTGCCCCGAATGCACCCCTGGATGCCGTGCGGGTGGAGAAGCGTGTGCTCGAAAACGCCACGGTTCGCCTTGAGCCGCTGGCCGCCCATCACCTCCCCGGCCTAGCATCGGCGATTCATGATGGCGAACTGTGGCAACTGCCCGTGACCAACGTGCCGCATCCGGATGACCTGCCACAGTTCCTCGCCGACGCCGAGGCGGCATACGCCATCGGCCGCGACCTCAGCTTTGCCACCATTGACCGCGCCAGTGGCGAGGTGGCGGGCAGCACCCGCTTCCGCTTCATCGAGCCCACGCACCGCCGGGCCGAAATCGGCTTCACGTTTATCGCGCGTCGCTGGCAGCGCACCCACATCAACACCTCGGCGAAGCTGTTGATGCTCACCCACGCCTTCGAGGTCTGGCTGCTGAACCGGGTGGAGCTGCTCACCGATGTGCGCAACCAGGCCTCGCGTACCGCTATCGCCCGTATCGGTGCCACGCAGGAGGGCATCCTCCGTCAGCACATGGTGATGCGTGACGGTCATGTCCGTGATTCCGTCATCTTCAGCCTGACCCGGCCGGAATGGCCGGCGGTGAAGGCGGCGCTGCAGGCGCGAATTGCAGCCGATCCTGTCGCGGCCGCTTAG